A stretch of the Serratia marcescens genome encodes the following:
- a CDS encoding ABC transporter permease yields the protein MAAEVSASAGAARRYWRWGGRLLGGALSLALTLLGLLLFTFMLSHLAPIDPALQVAGDHASEATYAQVRHELGLDQPLPVQFWRYLVHLAHGDLGISRITAQPVLSDLLRTFPATVELATCAIILGALGGITLAFLAVLKPGSWLDNAARLLSLIGYSVPIFWLSLLGLLLFYATLHWSSGPGRLDDIYLYSMEPRSGFVLIDSWLSGDREMFYNAISHLWLPVVALALLSMAGITRLLRAAMLEECNKEYVTLARSKGAGRLRILLRHVFPNVLGTLITVLSLSYASLLEGAVLTETVFAWPGVGRYLTSALFAADTPAILGATLLIGSCFVLLNALADALTYLVDPRTR from the coding sequence ATGGCCGCTGAAGTGTCCGCCAGCGCCGGGGCTGCCCGGCGGTATTGGCGCTGGGGCGGGCGGCTGCTCGGTGGCGCGCTGTCGCTGGCGCTGACGTTGCTTGGCCTGCTGCTGTTCACCTTCATGCTGTCGCACCTGGCGCCGATCGATCCGGCGCTGCAGGTGGCGGGCGATCACGCCAGTGAAGCCACCTATGCGCAGGTGCGGCACGAGCTGGGGTTGGATCAACCGTTGCCGGTGCAGTTTTGGCGTTACCTGGTGCACCTGGCGCACGGCGATTTGGGCATTTCGCGCATCACCGCCCAGCCGGTGTTGAGCGATCTGCTGCGTACCTTCCCGGCGACGGTGGAGCTGGCCACCTGCGCCATTATCCTCGGCGCCCTCGGCGGCATTACGCTGGCGTTTCTGGCGGTGCTCAAACCGGGCAGTTGGCTGGATAACGCGGCGCGTCTGCTGTCGCTGATCGGTTATTCGGTGCCGATTTTCTGGCTGAGCCTGCTCGGGCTGCTGCTGTTCTACGCCACGCTGCACTGGTCGTCGGGGCCGGGGCGGCTTGACGACATCTACTTGTACAGCATGGAGCCGCGCAGCGGTTTCGTGTTGATCGACAGCTGGCTGTCCGGCGATCGCGAGATGTTCTACAACGCCATCAGCCACCTGTGGCTACCGGTGGTGGCGTTGGCGTTGCTGTCGATGGCGGGCATCACCCGGCTGCTGCGGGCGGCGATGCTGGAAGAATGCAACAAGGAATACGTGACGCTGGCGCGTTCCAAGGGCGCCGGACGCCTGCGCATTCTGCTGCGCCATGTGTTTCCCAACGTGCTGGGCACGCTGATCACCGTGCTGTCTCTCTCCTACGCCAGCCTGCTGGAGGGGGCGGTATTGACCGAAACGGTGTTCGCCTGGCCCGGCGTCGGGCGTTACCTGACCTCGGCGCTGTTTGCCGCCGACACGCCGGCGATCCTCGGCGCCACGCTGCTGATCGGCAGCTGTTTCGTGCTGTTGAATGCGCTGGCCGACGCCTTGACCTATTTAGTGGATCCGCGAACCCGATGA
- the chaA gene encoding sodium-potassium/proton antiporter ChaA, whose product MKSQHDPGRSTKSRHTEYSLIFPIAALVVLNLWSSTTHFPLIVGINILALVGILSSAFSVVRHADVLAHRLGEPYGSLILSLSVVILEVSLISALMATGDAAPALMRDTLYSIIMIVSAGLVGFALLLGGRKFATQYVNLGGIKQYLMAIFPLAVIVLVFPSALPGGNFSTGQALLVALISAAMYGVFLVIQTKTHQSLFVYEHEDDDGDPHHGKPSSHSSAWHAAWLVVHLIAVIAVTKFNANPLEGLLTKMNAPAQFTGFLVALLILSPEGLGALRAVLNNQVQRAMNLFFGSVLATISLTVPAVTIIATLTGQTLIFGLQTPHIVVMLTVLLLCQLSFSTGRTNVLNGTAHLALFAAYMMTIFA is encoded by the coding sequence ATGAAGTCGCAACACGATCCTGGCCGATCCACCAAGTCTCGCCATACCGAATACTCGCTGATCTTCCCCATCGCCGCGCTGGTGGTGTTGAATCTGTGGAGCAGCACCACTCACTTTCCGCTGATCGTCGGCATCAACATTCTCGCGCTGGTGGGGATCCTCAGCAGCGCCTTCAGCGTGGTGCGCCACGCCGACGTGCTCGCCCACCGGTTGGGCGAACCCTACGGCTCGCTGATCCTCAGCCTGTCGGTGGTGATCCTCGAGGTCAGCCTGATCTCGGCGCTGATGGCCACCGGCGACGCCGCACCGGCGCTGATGCGCGACACGCTGTACTCCATCATCATGATCGTTTCCGCCGGCCTGGTCGGGTTCGCGCTGCTGCTCGGCGGGCGCAAGTTCGCCACCCAGTACGTCAACCTGGGCGGCATCAAACAGTATCTGATGGCGATTTTCCCGCTGGCGGTGATCGTGCTGGTGTTCCCGAGCGCGCTGCCGGGCGGCAACTTCAGCACCGGGCAAGCGCTGTTGGTCGCGCTGATCTCCGCCGCCATGTATGGCGTGTTCCTGGTGATCCAGACCAAAACTCACCAGAGTCTGTTCGTGTACGAGCATGAAGACGACGATGGCGACCCGCATCACGGCAAGCCCTCTTCCCACAGCAGTGCCTGGCATGCCGCCTGGCTCGTCGTACACCTGATCGCGGTTATCGCCGTCACCAAGTTCAACGCCAATCCGCTGGAAGGCCTGCTGACCAAGATGAACGCGCCAGCGCAGTTCACCGGTTTCCTGGTGGCGCTGCTGATCCTGTCGCCTGAAGGCCTGGGGGCGCTGCGCGCCGTGTTGAACAACCAGGTGCAACGCGCCATGAACCTGTTCTTCGGCTCGGTGCTGGCGACCATCTCCCTGACGGTACCGGCGGTCACCATCATCGCCACCCTGACCGGGCAAACGCTGATCTTCGGCCTGCAGACGCCGCATATCGTGGTGATGCTGACGGTGCTGCTGCTGTGCCAGCTGTCGTTCTCGACCGGCCGTACCAACGTGCTGAACGGCACCGCCCACCTGGCGCTGTTCGCCGCCTACATGATGACTATCTTCGCCTGA
- a CDS encoding ABC transporter substrate-binding protein has translation MKALVPSLLFLAVAAGVNAQAATPANTLVIAQSIDDVVSFDPAQGFELTTVQSFNSLYQRLIQSDPHNPIDLKPTLASSWQAGADNRSLTFSLRPDAKFASGNPLRPEDVIFSLSRVVKLNLEPSFILTQLGWNAKNVEQHLSKVDDHQVKISWSENVSPAFVLSLLSAPVSSIVDAKEALAHQQGDDLGHQWLNSHSAGSGPYKIRTYVPHEVVVLDANPGSPEGAPTLKTILIKNVPDPAARRLLIEQGDADIARNLGADQMAALKGKPGVKPLAIPYASLYFLQFNAKASPALGNPAFWEAARWLFDYKGIADDLLKGQFQSHQAFLPDGYLGALKDQPYSFNPQKAKEILAKAGLSNVSFRLDVNNQPPYLDIAQALQASFAQGGVKVELVPGISSQVSTKVKALNYDATLTSWGPDYFDPNTNAAAFAYNPEDGSKTLAWRANWQIPALSKLTLAATAENDTAKRVADYQQLQKQVQQSSPFVIGLQARSLIAVRDNLKGYVQGINPDMVFYSKVSK, from the coding sequence ATGAAAGCGCTCGTTCCTTCTTTACTGTTTTTGGCCGTGGCGGCCGGCGTTAACGCGCAGGCGGCGACGCCGGCCAACACGCTGGTGATCGCGCAGTCTATCGATGACGTGGTCAGCTTTGACCCGGCCCAGGGATTTGAGTTAACCACGGTGCAGTCGTTCAACAGCCTGTATCAACGTCTGATCCAGTCCGATCCGCACAACCCTATCGATCTCAAGCCGACCCTGGCCAGCAGCTGGCAGGCCGGCGCCGACAATCGCAGCCTGACTTTCAGCCTGCGCCCGGATGCCAAATTCGCCAGTGGCAATCCACTGCGGCCGGAAGACGTGATCTTCTCGCTTTCACGGGTGGTAAAACTCAATCTGGAACCGTCGTTTATCCTGACGCAGCTGGGTTGGAACGCGAAGAACGTGGAGCAACACCTGAGCAAGGTGGATGACCACCAGGTGAAAATCAGCTGGAGTGAAAACGTCAGCCCGGCCTTCGTGCTCAGCCTGCTGTCGGCGCCGGTATCGTCGATCGTCGACGCCAAAGAGGCGCTGGCGCACCAGCAGGGCGACGATCTGGGGCACCAATGGTTGAACAGCCACTCCGCCGGCAGCGGCCCTTATAAAATCCGCACCTATGTGCCGCACGAAGTGGTGGTGCTGGACGCCAACCCCGGTTCGCCGGAAGGGGCGCCGACGCTGAAAACCATCCTGATCAAAAACGTGCCCGATCCGGCCGCGCGCCGCTTGCTGATCGAACAGGGCGATGCCGATATCGCGCGCAACCTGGGGGCAGACCAGATGGCGGCCTTGAAGGGCAAGCCGGGCGTCAAACCGTTGGCCATTCCTTACGCCTCACTTTATTTCCTGCAGTTCAACGCCAAGGCGTCGCCGGCGCTCGGCAATCCGGCGTTCTGGGAGGCGGCGCGCTGGCTGTTCGATTACAAAGGCATCGCCGACGATCTGCTCAAAGGGCAGTTCCAGAGCCATCAGGCATTCCTGCCGGACGGTTATCTGGGCGCGCTCAAGGATCAGCCGTACAGCTTCAATCCACAGAAAGCCAAAGAAATACTGGCCAAAGCGGGGCTCAGCAACGTCAGTTTCCGTCTGGACGTCAACAACCAGCCGCCGTACCTGGATATCGCCCAGGCGCTGCAGGCCAGCTTTGCCCAGGGCGGCGTGAAGGTCGAACTGGTGCCGGGCATCAGTTCGCAGGTCTCTACCAAGGTGAAAGCGCTTAACTACGATGCGACGCTGACTTCCTGGGGGCCGGATTATTTCGACCCTAACACTAATGCCGCAGCCTTCGCCTACAACCCGGAAGACGGCAGCAAGACGCTGGCCTGGCGCGCCAACTGGCAGATCCCGGCGCTGAGCAAGCTGACGCTGGCCGCCACTGCGGAAAACGACACCGCCAAACGGGTGGCCGATTACCAGCAACTGCAGAAACAGGTGCAGCAAAGCTCGCCGTTCGTCATCGGCCTGCAGGCGCGCAGCCTGATTGCGGTGCGTGACAACCTCAAGGGCTATGTGCAGGGCATCAACCCTGACATGGTGTTCTACAGCAAGGTCAGCAAGTAA
- a CDS encoding ABC transporter permease — MSQYLSEHEPQSEPAVGYRRGRRLTTLTLGAALVAILIVTALLAPWLAPFDPNLQHIELRLLPPSAVHWLGTDGFGRDLLSRVIYGARPTLILVSLILVLTIPIGLLVGIGAGYLGGWVERILMRLTDIFLSLPSLVIALAFVAVMGPGLMNGALALALTSWPAFARQARAETLALRRSDYLAAARMQGINGLRLMVGHILPLCLPSAVVRAALSLGGIILSAAGLGFLGMGVAPPTAEWGSMVAEGSKVIFDQWWVAAAPGGAILFASLAFNLLGDGLRDKMDPRHGH, encoded by the coding sequence ATGAGCCAATATCTCTCTGAACACGAACCGCAAAGCGAACCGGCCGTCGGTTACCGCCGCGGTCGGCGCCTGACCACGCTGACGCTGGGCGCGGCGCTGGTGGCGATTCTGATCGTCACCGCGCTGCTGGCCCCGTGGCTGGCGCCTTTCGATCCCAATCTGCAGCATATCGAGCTGCGGTTATTGCCGCCTTCCGCCGTACATTGGCTGGGCACCGATGGCTTTGGCCGCGATTTGCTCTCCCGCGTGATTTACGGCGCGCGGCCGACGCTGATTCTGGTGTCGCTGATTCTGGTGTTGACCATTCCCATCGGTCTGCTGGTCGGCATTGGCGCCGGTTATCTCGGCGGCTGGGTAGAGCGCATTTTGATGCGCCTGACCGACATTTTCCTGTCGCTGCCGAGCCTGGTGATCGCGCTGGCGTTCGTGGCGGTCATGGGGCCAGGGCTGATGAACGGCGCGCTGGCGCTGGCATTGACCAGTTGGCCGGCCTTTGCCCGCCAGGCGCGGGCCGAAACCCTGGCGCTGCGCCGCAGCGACTACCTGGCGGCGGCGCGTATGCAGGGCATCAACGGGCTGCGGCTGATGGTCGGCCACATTTTGCCTTTATGCCTGCCGAGCGCGGTGGTGCGCGCGGCGCTGAGTCTGGGCGGCATCATCCTGTCCGCCGCTGGTCTGGGGTTCCTCGGCATGGGCGTCGCGCCGCCGACCGCCGAATGGGGCTCGATGGTGGCCGAAGGCAGTAAAGTCATTTTCGACCAATGGTGGGTCGCCGCCGCGCCGGGCGGGGCGATCCTGTTCGCCAGCCTGGCGTTTAACCTGCTGGGCGATGGCCTGCGCGACAAAATGGATCCTCGTCATGGGCACTGA
- the lpxO gene encoding lipid A hydroxylase LpxO, translating into MKYIILILLILCVVYVHYRGRVRYNVWRQLSDHSTFTAPLNVFMYLFSRVPTTPYLRPEQFPELAVLRDNWETIRDEGQKLMEIQQIKASDQFNDAGFNSFFKTGWKRFYLKWYEDSHPSAMTLCPQTTELLRRLPSVKAAMFAELPDGSRLPRHRDPYAGSLRYHLGLMTPNDDRCFIEVDGERYSWRDGEGVMFDETYLHYAENQSGQNRLILFCDIERPMRYRWAQAVNHWLGRNLMSAATAPNEEGDRTGGVNKMFKYIYAIRRVGKRLKAWNRTGYYIIKWILFGGIAAAIFFSV; encoded by the coding sequence ATGAAATACATCATTCTGATTTTGCTTATTTTATGCGTCGTCTATGTGCATTACCGCGGACGGGTGCGCTACAACGTGTGGCGGCAGCTGTCTGACCATTCCACCTTTACCGCACCGTTGAACGTTTTCATGTATCTGTTTTCCCGTGTGCCGACCACGCCGTATCTGAGGCCGGAGCAGTTTCCTGAGCTGGCGGTGTTGAGAGATAACTGGGAGACCATCCGCGACGAAGGACAGAAGCTGATGGAGATCCAGCAGATCAAGGCGTCCGATCAATTCAACGACGCCGGTTTCAACTCGTTTTTCAAGACCGGTTGGAAGCGCTTTTACCTGAAATGGTATGAGGACAGCCATCCTTCGGCCATGACCCTGTGCCCGCAGACCACGGAACTGCTGCGCCGCCTGCCTTCGGTCAAGGCGGCGATGTTCGCCGAACTGCCGGACGGCAGCCGTTTGCCGCGCCACCGCGATCCTTACGCCGGTTCGCTGCGTTATCACCTGGGGCTGATGACCCCCAACGATGACCGCTGCTTTATTGAAGTGGACGGCGAGCGCTACAGCTGGCGCGATGGGGAAGGCGTGATGTTCGATGAAACCTATCTGCACTACGCGGAAAACCAGAGTGGGCAGAACCGTCTGATCCTGTTCTGCGACATCGAACGGCCGATGCGTTATCGCTGGGCGCAGGCGGTTAACCACTGGCTGGGGCGTAATCTGATGAGCGCCGCCACCGCGCCGAACGAAGAGGGCGATCGCACCGGCGGCGTCAACAAGATGTTCAAATACATCTATGCGATACGCCGGGTGGGGAAACGCCTGAAGGCCTGGAACCGCACCGGCTATTACATCATCAAGTGGATTTTGTTCGGGGGGATCGCCGCGGCGATATTCTTCTCGGTATAA
- the phoH gene encoding phosphate starvation-inducible protein PhoH, whose protein sequence is MGRQKAVIKARREAKRVIRRDARSHRQLEEESVTSLVQMGGVESIGMARDKRDSSPIEARTEAQGHYLSAIENKQLIFATGEAGCGKTFISAAKAAEALIHKEVDRIIVTRPVLQADEDLGFLPGDISEKFAPYFRPVYDILVRRLGSSFMQYCLRPEIGKVEIAPFAYMRGRTFENAVVILDEAQNVTASQMKMFLTRLGENVTVIVNGDVTQCDLPRGVKSGLSDALERFEEDEMIGVIRFEKQDCVRSALCQRTLNAYS, encoded by the coding sequence ATGGGTAGACAGAAAGCAGTGATCAAAGCACGTCGTGAAGCGAAACGCGTTATTCGTCGTGACGCTCGTAGTCATCGCCAGCTGGAAGAAGAGTCTGTGACCTCGCTGGTGCAAATGGGGGGAGTCGAGTCTATCGGCATGGCGCGAGACAAGCGCGATAGCTCACCCATCGAGGCTAGAACCGAAGCTCAGGGTCATTACTTATCAGCCATAGAGAATAAGCAGCTGATTTTCGCCACCGGCGAAGCCGGCTGTGGCAAAACATTCATCAGCGCCGCCAAGGCGGCGGAGGCGCTGATCCATAAAGAGGTGGATCGGATTATCGTTACCCGTCCTGTTTTGCAGGCGGACGAAGACCTCGGTTTCTTGCCGGGGGATATCTCCGAGAAGTTCGCCCCTTATTTCCGCCCGGTGTATGACATTCTGGTACGTCGTTTAGGCTCTTCCTTTATGCAGTACTGCCTGCGCCCGGAAATCGGTAAGGTAGAAATTGCGCCGTTCGCTTATATGCGCGGACGCACCTTCGAAAATGCGGTCGTTATCCTGGATGAAGCCCAGAACGTGACCGCCAGCCAAATGAAAATGTTCCTGACCCGTCTGGGCGAAAACGTGACGGTTATCGTTAACGGCGACGTGACCCAGTGCGACTTGCCACGCGGCGTGAAATCCGGTCTCAGCGACGCGCTGGAGCGCTTCGAAGAGGACGAGATGATCGGCGTTATCCGCTTTGAAAAACAGGACTGCGTGCGTTCCGCTTTGTGCCAGCGCACGCTCAACGCTTACAGTTAA
- the chaB gene encoding putative cation transport regulator ChaB, which yields MPYQDTNDLPDNVKHVLPAHAQAIYKEAFNSAWEQYRDPEDRRGDDSREETAHKVAWAAVKQSYRKGDDERWHKK from the coding sequence ATGCCCTATCAAGACACGAACGACTTGCCGGACAATGTGAAGCATGTGCTGCCGGCCCATGCGCAGGCGATCTATAAAGAGGCGTTCAACAGCGCCTGGGAACAATACCGGGATCCTGAAGACCGACGCGGTGACGACAGCCGGGAGGAGACGGCGCACAAGGTGGCCTGGGCGGCGGTCAAGCAAAGCTATCGCAAGGGCGACGATGAGCGTTGGCACAAAAAGTAA
- the cbl gene encoding HTH-type transcriptional regulator Cbl, whose amino-acid sequence MNFQQLKIIRESARCNYNLTEVANTLFTSQSGVSRHIRELEEELGIEIFIRRGKRLLGMTEPGKELLVVAERILNDANNIRRLADVFSSNDSGQLHIATTHTQARYSLPGVIKEFRALYPRVRVVLNQGSPEEIVSMLASGEADIGIASERLMSDESLAAFPYYRWHHTILVPEGHELTRQPQVTLEMLSTLPLITYRQGITGRAKLDAAFKAAGLTPDIALSAQDSDVIKTYVELGLGVGVLADMSYEKERDRGLVSLNAEHLFEPNTVWLGLKRSQLQRNYAWRFIQLCNPTLSLTEIKDKVFSSQLDAVIDYQI is encoded by the coding sequence ATGAACTTTCAACAATTAAAAATTATTCGCGAATCGGCGCGCTGCAACTACAACCTGACCGAGGTCGCCAATACCTTATTTACTTCGCAGTCCGGCGTCAGTCGGCATATTCGCGAGCTGGAAGAAGAGCTTGGCATTGAAATATTCATTCGCCGCGGTAAGCGGCTGCTGGGCATGACCGAACCCGGCAAAGAGCTGCTGGTGGTGGCGGAACGCATTCTCAACGACGCCAACAACATCCGTCGCCTGGCGGACGTCTTCAGCAGCAACGATTCGGGGCAGCTGCATATCGCGACGACGCACACCCAGGCGCGCTACAGCCTGCCGGGGGTCATCAAAGAGTTTCGCGCGCTTTACCCGCGGGTGCGGGTGGTGCTCAATCAGGGCAGCCCGGAGGAGATCGTCTCGATGCTGGCCTCCGGCGAAGCCGATATCGGTATCGCCAGCGAACGGCTGATGAGCGACGAATCGCTGGCGGCGTTCCCTTACTATCGCTGGCATCACACCATTTTGGTGCCGGAAGGGCACGAGTTGACGCGCCAGCCGCAGGTGACGCTGGAGATGCTCAGCACCTTGCCGCTGATCACTTACCGCCAGGGCATTACCGGGCGCGCGAAGCTGGATGCGGCGTTCAAAGCGGCGGGCCTGACGCCGGACATCGCGCTTAGCGCGCAGGATTCCGACGTAATTAAAACCTACGTCGAACTGGGATTGGGCGTGGGCGTGCTGGCGGACATGTCGTATGAAAAAGAGCGCGATCGCGGGTTGGTGAGCCTCAACGCCGAGCACCTGTTTGAACCCAATACGGTATGGCTGGGCCTGAAACGCAGTCAGCTGCAGCGTAACTATGCCTGGCGCTTTATCCAACTGTGCAACCCGACGCTGTCGCTGACCGAAATCAAGGACAAGGTCTTCTCGTCGCAGTTGGATGCGGTGATTGACTACCAGATTTAA
- a CDS encoding siderophore-interacting protein — MTTEAPRSRAPYLIAVSAVQDITPHLRRITFTAPDLRYYPANAAAAHIKVFLPLAGQTQPDLPTLTENGPRWAADAVRPIVRTYSIRAVRPEQAEVDIEFAIHDHQGPAVDFARQAKAGDKIGISNPGGPKPMLPAADFYCLAGDPSSLPALAALLENLPPHSAGRAFVRVDSTADVIDLKKPADVEVNWIVGSTEKTEELIAQFRAQSLPQGEAHFWLAGEDRLVVGLRRYLRRERQCDRNRLYAVPYWREGLNEEGYHNKRHEIMDNIDD; from the coding sequence GTGACTACCGAAGCCCCTCGCTCACGCGCCCCCTACCTGATCGCCGTCAGCGCCGTACAGGACATTACGCCGCACCTGCGCCGCATCACCTTTACCGCGCCCGATCTGCGCTACTACCCGGCCAACGCCGCCGCTGCGCACATCAAGGTCTTTTTGCCGCTCGCCGGCCAAACCCAGCCGGATCTGCCGACGCTGACCGAAAACGGTCCGCGCTGGGCCGCGGACGCCGTGCGCCCGATCGTACGCACCTATTCTATTCGCGCGGTGCGCCCGGAACAGGCGGAAGTGGACATCGAATTCGCGATTCACGATCACCAGGGACCGGCGGTCGACTTTGCGCGCCAGGCGAAAGCCGGCGATAAAATCGGCATCAGCAACCCGGGCGGCCCCAAACCGATGCTGCCGGCGGCCGATTTCTACTGCCTGGCGGGCGATCCTTCCTCGCTGCCTGCGTTGGCCGCGCTGCTGGAAAACCTGCCGCCGCACAGCGCCGGACGCGCTTTCGTCCGCGTCGACAGCACCGCTGACGTGATTGACCTGAAAAAACCCGCCGATGTTGAAGTCAATTGGATCGTCGGCAGCACGGAGAAAACCGAGGAACTGATCGCTCAGTTCCGCGCGCAGTCCCTGCCGCAGGGCGAAGCGCACTTCTGGCTCGCCGGTGAAGATCGCCTGGTGGTGGGGTTGCGTCGATATCTGCGCCGTGAACGCCAATGCGATCGCAATCGCCTTTATGCCGTACCTTACTGGCGTGAAGGGCTAAATGAAGAGGGTTACCACAATAAACGGCATGAAATCATGGATAACATTGATGACTGA
- a CDS encoding gamma-glutamylcyclotransferase, with protein MLTRDFLQKADCKTAFGAIEESLLLTPEQRAASLECTLSRRPNHSPVWVFGYGSLMWNPVFESEEVRPAMLQGWHRAFCMRLTAGRGTLHQPGRMLALKEGGQTTGLAFRLPEGKLREELELLWKREMITDCYVPTWCELQLDGGETVTALVFVMNAQHPLFEADTSHQVIAPLIASASGPLGTNAQYLFALDNELKHHGMQDDCIGDLVRYVQQWLQQNRPGAFGAEATA; from the coding sequence GTGTTAACGCGAGATTTTCTGCAAAAAGCGGATTGCAAAACCGCCTTTGGCGCTATTGAGGAATCGCTGTTGCTGACGCCTGAGCAGCGCGCAGCCTCGTTGGAGTGCACGTTATCGCGTAGGCCGAATCACAGCCCGGTATGGGTGTTTGGTTACGGTTCGCTGATGTGGAATCCGGTTTTCGAATCGGAAGAAGTGCGGCCTGCCATGCTGCAGGGCTGGCATAGAGCGTTCTGCATGCGTTTGACCGCCGGGCGTGGCACGCTGCATCAGCCGGGGCGCATGCTGGCGCTGAAAGAGGGCGGCCAGACCACCGGATTGGCGTTTCGTCTGCCGGAAGGCAAGCTGCGCGAAGAGCTGGAGCTGCTGTGGAAGCGCGAGATGATCACCGATTGCTATGTGCCGACCTGGTGTGAACTGCAGTTGGATGGCGGAGAGACCGTTACGGCGCTGGTGTTCGTGATGAACGCGCAGCATCCGCTGTTTGAAGCAGACACCAGCCACCAGGTGATCGCGCCATTGATCGCCAGCGCCAGCGGCCCGCTGGGCACCAACGCGCAATACCTGTTTGCGCTGGATAACGAGCTGAAGCACCACGGCATGCAGGATGATTGCATTGGCGATCTGGTGCGCTATGTACAGCAATGGTTGCAGCAGAACCGCCCCGGCGCTTTCGGAGCCGAGGCCACGGCCTGA